One Candidatus Schekmanbacteria bacterium DNA window includes the following coding sequences:
- a CDS encoding NAD(P)/FAD-dependent oxidoreductase yields MKVVIIGGGVAGLSAAYELSKKGADVILLEKAPVLGGLASSFPLESSYIERYYHFICLNDFALFSLLKELGIDKRLNWVYTKMGLFYKGKIYPFSRPWDLMRFPYLTFGEKLKFGFGLMDIKRKGVDDWKDIEMRKADEWLKEQFGENIYYILHEPLIRHKFGSYAQKISAAWMWARIHRIGKSRSKILQREILGYIDGGTKTLVDELEKRITSNGGKIRLKERAEKIIHKNGRVCAVQFEKGEIECDAIISTISAPELAEIIPDGDGPYWDKIRKIESIGVVCALLITKESLSENFWLNINDPKINLAGVIEYSNLNPCHFLNGSKVLYMPQYIHSEHPIFKNTKEEIINTYSKYLSRINSRFSEDSIEKAFVFKDKYAQPICETGFSALTPGIKTSIKGLYITDSCQLHPDDRTISNSINLGKKAAEMLSADLM; encoded by the coding sequence ATGAAAGTTGTAATTATTGGAGGAGGAGTTGCAGGCTTATCTGCGGCATATGAGCTTTCGAAAAAAGGAGCAGATGTGATTCTTCTTGAAAAGGCACCTGTTCTGGGAGGGCTTGCAAGTTCATTCCCCCTTGAGTCAAGCTATATAGAAAGGTACTATCATTTTATATGCCTGAATGATTTTGCCCTTTTTAGTCTTTTGAAGGAACTCGGCATAGATAAGCGATTGAATTGGGTGTATACAAAAATGGGGCTTTTTTATAAGGGCAAAATCTATCCTTTCAGCCGTCCTTGGGATTTGATGAGGTTCCCATATCTTACTTTTGGAGAAAAACTTAAATTCGGTTTTGGACTTATGGATATCAAAAGAAAAGGAGTAGATGATTGGAAGGATATCGAGATGAGAAAGGCAGATGAATGGCTCAAAGAACAATTTGGCGAGAATATATATTATATCCTTCATGAGCCATTGATTAGACATAAGTTTGGTTCATATGCTCAAAAGATATCTGCCGCGTGGATGTGGGCAAGAATACATAGGATAGGAAAGTCTCGAAGCAAGATACTTCAAAGGGAAATTCTCGGCTATATAGATGGGGGGACAAAAACACTTGTTGATGAGCTTGAAAAAAGAATTACTTCTAATGGAGGAAAGATAAGATTAAAAGAAAGAGCAGAAAAGATTATTCATAAAAACGGTAGGGTTTGTGCTGTTCAATTTGAGAAGGGAGAAATCGAATGTGATGCAATAATTTCCACAATTTCTGCCCCAGAGCTTGCAGAAATCATTCCAGATGGAGATGGTCCTTATTGGGATAAAATCCGTAAGATTGAATCGATAGGTGTTGTTTGTGCTTTGTTGATAACAAAAGAGTCATTGTCAGAAAATTTTTGGCTCAATATAAATGATCCGAAAATCAATCTTGCCGGAGTAATCGAATATTCTAACCTCAATCCTTGCCATTTTCTTAATGGTTCAAAAGTGCTTTATATGCCCCAATATATTCATTCCGAGCATCCGATTTTCAAGAATACAAAGGAGGAAATCATAAATACTTACTCAAAATATCTATCTCGAATAAACAGCAGATTTTCGGAAGATAGTATTGAAAAGGCATTCGTCTTCAAAGATAAATATGCTCAACCTATTTGCGAGACAGGATTCTCTGCACTTACTCCCGGTATAAAGACCTCGATAAAAGGGCTCTATATTACGGATTCCTGCCAACTGCATCCTGATGACAGGACAATATCAAACAGCATTAATCTTGGCAAAAAAGCCGCAGAGATGTTGAGTGCTGATTTAATGTAG
- a CDS encoding radical SAM protein, with protein MKKDMKILLVTPISDTHYVVPPIGLGYLASSLRKNGFPEVSILDCIKENMDYEKFREYIKSEVPDIVGFQIFSCDFSNTLKQIRIVKEENPSACILVGGAHVSTTRERILDDAPDVDFGFWGEAETTLPKLIRKFAGDDSIKYDDIEGLIRKENGRTIVNERVFIEELDRLEFPAWDLIDPRTYPENPQGAFFEKFPIAPISTSRGCPYLCTFCASHTNMGRRVRLRSIENVIKEMELLYNEYSVREFHIIDDVFNLYKDRVLAFCDALKEKRWDISYTFPNGIRLNTLDLEVLTAMKETGAYSFTVGIESGSQRILDHMKKSLSLKEIEEKINLINEAGLTPSGFFIVGYPAETEEDIFKTIEFAKKLKIKRAHFSNFLPLPGTEATKRLLESKEIEEINWSQLFYSKVPYSPPGISRKRLKALQRKAFISFHLRPSIIIKMLSEIKSFRHLKSLLKRMTDYLFKT; from the coding sequence TTGAAAAAAGATATGAAAATTCTACTTGTAACACCAATCAGTGATACGCATTATGTGGTGCCGCCTATAGGATTGGGGTATCTGGCGTCATCATTGCGAAAGAATGGTTTTCCCGAAGTTTCAATCCTTGATTGCATCAAAGAAAATATGGATTATGAAAAGTTTCGGGAATATATAAAATCTGAGGTGCCTGATATTGTTGGCTTTCAGATATTTTCCTGTGATTTTTCAAATACGCTCAAACAGATAAGGATTGTAAAGGAAGAGAATCCTTCTGCCTGCATCCTTGTTGGCGGTGCGCATGTTTCGACAACACGAGAAAGAATATTGGATGATGCGCCCGATGTAGACTTTGGTTTTTGGGGTGAAGCGGAAACTACATTACCTAAACTTATTAGAAAATTTGCTGGAGACGACAGCATCAAATATGATGATATCGAGGGTTTGATCAGGAAGGAGAATGGAAGAACAATCGTAAATGAGAGGGTTTTTATAGAAGAACTTGACCGCCTGGAATTTCCGGCATGGGATCTGATTGACCCGCGCACATATCCTGAAAATCCACAGGGGGCTTTTTTTGAAAAGTTTCCTATTGCTCCCATTTCGACATCGAGAGGATGTCCCTATCTTTGCACCTTTTGCGCCTCTCATACGAATATGGGCAGGCGAGTTCGTCTGAGGTCAATAGAAAATGTGATCAAAGAAATGGAACTTCTTTATAATGAATATTCAGTAAGGGAATTTCATATAATAGACGATGTCTTCAACCTTTATAAGGATAGAGTTTTGGCATTCTGCGACGCCCTCAAGGAAAAAAGATGGGACATTAGTTATACTTTTCCAAATGGAATACGATTAAATACTCTTGACTTGGAAGTGCTTACAGCGATGAAGGAAACAGGAGCATATTCTTTTACTGTAGGGATCGAATCTGGTTCACAAAGAATACTCGACCATATGAAAAAGAGCTTGTCTCTGAAGGAGATAGAGGAGAAGATAAATCTAATCAATGAAGCAGGTTTAACTCCCAGTGGCTTCTTTATAGTCGGTTATCCTGCTGAAACAGAAGAGGATATTTTTAAAACAATAGAGTTTGCAAAAAAACTTAAAATCAAAAGGGCTCATTTTAGCAACTTTCTTCCCCTGCCGGGCACAGAAGCCACAAAGCGTTTGCTCGAAAGCAAAGAGATTGAAGAAATAAATTGGAGTCAGCTTTTTTATTCAAAAGTGCCATATAGTCCACCGGGGATAAGCAGAAAGAGGTTAAAGGCACTGCAAAGGAAGGCATTTATTTCTTTCCATCTGAGGCCATCTATTATTATAAAGATGTTATCTGAAATAAAATCTTTTAGGCATTTGAAGTCACTGTTGAAGAGAATGACAGATTATCTATTCAAAACATAG